The following proteins are encoded in a genomic region of Streptomyces lunaelactis:
- a CDS encoding class I SAM-dependent methyltransferase, whose product MGGLRNTVRQELVARRLDEQIAGRYPVGQRLRILDVGMGQGTQALRLARAGHTVTGLESDPDMLKAARESLATEPAGIRERVRLIEGDGLETGVHFLPGSFDVVLCHGVLMHVQEPDAMLAGLARMLAPGGLLSLLVRNADALAMRPGLAGDWSAALTAFDTDTYTNRLGLPVRADRLEAVTATLAGIAAPLHAWYGVRVFTDNVPDETGLPAADELERLLAAEDRAGRTDPYRGVAALLHLCGVRG is encoded by the coding sequence CTGGGCGGGCTGCGCAACACCGTCCGCCAGGAGCTTGTCGCCCGCCGGCTCGACGAGCAGATAGCCGGTCGCTACCCGGTCGGGCAGCGTCTGCGGATCCTCGATGTGGGGATGGGGCAGGGCACCCAGGCCCTGCGGCTTGCGCGGGCCGGACACACGGTGACCGGCCTGGAGTCCGACCCCGACATGCTGAAGGCGGCCCGCGAGTCGCTGGCCACCGAGCCGGCCGGGATCCGTGAGCGGGTCCGGCTGATCGAGGGCGACGGCCTGGAGACCGGGGTCCACTTCCTGCCCGGCAGCTTCGACGTGGTGCTCTGCCACGGAGTGCTGATGCATGTCCAGGAGCCGGACGCGATGCTCGCGGGCCTGGCCAGGATGCTGGCACCGGGTGGTCTGCTCTCCCTGCTCGTACGGAACGCGGACGCGCTGGCCATGCGGCCGGGTCTGGCCGGGGACTGGTCGGCCGCGCTGACCGCCTTCGACACCGATACGTACACCAACCGTCTCGGGCTTCCGGTCCGCGCGGACCGGCTCGAGGCGGTGACCGCGACGCTGGCGGGGATCGCCGCGCCGCTGCACGCCTGGTACGGGGTGCGGGTCTTCACCGACAACGTCCCCGACGAGACCGGGCTGCCCGCCGCGGACGAGCTGGAGCGGCTGCTGGCGGCGGAGGACCGCGCGGGGCGCACGGATCCGTACCGCGGTGTGGCCGCGCTGCTGCATCTGTGCGGCGTACGCGGCTGA
- a CDS encoding DUF3043 domain-containing protein: MFRSRAKEEKAPTGKVTADLSKQPRSPEAPKGRPTPKRSEAQTQRRRASSSAPTDRKEAAKRQREARRTDMARQRQALASGDERYLPARDKGPVRRFVRDFVDSRFCIAEFFLPLAVVILVMSMVRIGSLQNIALLLWLGVIVLIVVDSIGLTMRLKKQLNERFPDEPKRGAVAYGLMRTLQMRRLRLPKPQVKRGERP, translated from the coding sequence GTGTTCCGTAGCCGTGCGAAAGAAGAGAAGGCGCCCACCGGCAAGGTGACGGCCGACCTCTCCAAGCAGCCCCGCAGCCCCGAGGCCCCGAAGGGCCGCCCCACGCCCAAGCGGAGTGAGGCCCAGACCCAGCGCCGCCGTGCCTCTTCCAGTGCGCCGACCGACCGCAAGGAGGCCGCGAAGCGCCAGCGGGAGGCCCGCCGCACCGACATGGCCAGGCAGCGCCAGGCCCTGGCCAGTGGCGACGAGCGTTATCTGCCGGCCCGCGACAAGGGTCCGGTCCGCCGCTTTGTGCGCGACTTCGTCGACTCCCGCTTCTGCATCGCCGAGTTCTTCCTGCCGCTCGCCGTGGTCATCCTGGTGATGAGCATGGTCCGGATCGGCTCCCTGCAGAACATCGCACTGCTGCTCTGGCTCGGCGTCATCGTGCTGATCGTCGTTGACTCGATCGGTCTGACGATGCGCCTGAAGAAGCAGCTCAATGAGCGCTTCCCGGACGAGCCCAAGCGCGGCGCGGTCGCCTACGGCCTGATGCGTACGCTCCAGATGCGCCGACTGCGTCTGCCGAAGCCGCAGGTCAAGCGCGGAGAGCGGCCCTGA